A single window of Onychostoma macrolepis isolate SWU-2019 chromosome 16, ASM1243209v1, whole genome shotgun sequence DNA harbors:
- the tubb5 gene encoding tubulin beta-5 chain isoform X2 has product MREIVHIQAGQCGNQIGAKFWEVISDEHGIDPTGTYHGDSDLQLDRISVYYNEATGKYVPRAILVDLEPGTMDSVRSGPFGQIFRPDNFVFGQSGAGNNWAKGHYTEGAELVDSVLDVVRKESESCDCLQGFQLTHSLGGGTGSGMGTLLISKIREEYPDRIMNTFSVVPSPKVSDTVVEPYNATLSVHQLVENTDETYCIDNEALYDICFRTLKLTTPTYGDLNHLVSATMSGVTTCLRFPGQLNADLRKLAVNMVPFPRLHFFMPGFAPLTSRGSQQYRALTVPELTQQVFDAKNMMAACDPRHGRYLTVAAVFRGRMSMKEVDEQMLNVQNKNSSYFVEWIPNNVKTAVCDIPPRGLKMAVTFIGNSTAIQELFKRISEQFTAMFRRKAFLHWYTGEGMDEMEFTEAESNMNDLVSEYQQYQDATAEEEGEFEEEADEDA; this is encoded by the exons ATGAGGGAGATTGTTCATATCCAGGCCGGTCAGTGCGGAAACCAAATCGGTGCCAAG TTCTGGGAGGTGATCAGTGATGAACATGGGATTGACCCAACAGGAACCTACCATGGAGACAGTGACCTGCAGCTGGACAGAATCAGCGTCTACTACAACGAAGCTACAG GTAAATATGTACCAAGAGCTATTCTAGTTGATCTGGAGCCCGGCACCATGGACTCCGTGCGTTCAGGACCATTTGGACAGATCTTCAGACCAGACAACTTTGTATTTG GACAGAGCGGCGCTGGTAACAACTGGGCCAAGGGCCACTACACAGAGGGGGCGGAGCTTGTTGACTCTGTCCTGGATGTGGTCCGTAAGGAGTCTGAAAGCTGTGACTGCCTGCAGGGCTTCCAGCTGACTCACTCCCTTGGTGGTGGTACCGGGTCTGGAATGGGTACCCTGCTGATCAGCAAAATCCGTGAAGAGTACCCAGACCGCATCATGAACACCTTCAGCGTGGTGCCTTCCCCAAAAGTCTCTGACACCGTAGTGGAGCCTTACAACGCCACACTGTCTGTCCATCAGTTGGTGGAGAACACAGACGAAACCTACTGCATAGACAATGAAGCCTTATACGATATCTGCTTCCGCACCCTCAAACTCACCACTCCCACATACGGCGACCTCAACCATCTGGTCTCTGCCACCATGAGTGGTGTCACCACCTGCCTGCGCTTTCCCGGCCAGCTGAATGCTGACCTGCGCAAATTAGCCGTCAACATGGTGCCCTTCCCCCGTCTGCACTTCTTCATGCCCGGCTTCGCTCCTCTGACCAGCCGAGGCAGCCAGCAGTACCGCGCCCTCACCGTGCCTGAGCTCACGCAGCAAGTTTTCGACGCCAAGAACATGATGGCGGCCTGTGATCCAAGACACGGACGCTACCTGACCGTCGCCGCCGTGTTCCGTGGCCGCATGTCCATGAAGGAAGTCGACGAGCAGATGCTGAACGTCCAGAACAAGAACAGCAGCTACTTCGTGGAATGGATCCCCAACAACGTCAAAACCGCCGTCTGCGACATTCCACCTAGGGGCCTAAAAATGGCCGTCACCTTCATCGGCAACAGCACGGCCATCCAAGAGCTGTTCAAGCGCATCTCCGAGCAGTTCACAGCCATGTTTAGGCGTAAGGCTTTCCTCCACTGGTACACGGGAGAGGGGATGGACGAGATGGAGTTCACCGAGGCTGAGAGCAACATGAATGATCTGGTGTCTGAGTACCAGCAGTACCAAGACGCCACCGCCGAGGAAGAAGGCGAATTTGAGGAAGAGGCCGATGAGGATGCTTAA
- the tubb5 gene encoding tubulin beta-5 chain isoform X3: MFWEVISDEHGIDPTGTYHGDSDLQLDRISVYYNEATGGKYVPRAILVDLEPGTMDSVRSGPFGQIFRPDNFVFGQSGAGNNWAKGHYTEGAELVDSVLDVVRKESESCDCLQGFQLTHSLGGGTGSGMGTLLISKIREEYPDRIMNTFSVVPSPKVSDTVVEPYNATLSVHQLVENTDETYCIDNEALYDICFRTLKLTTPTYGDLNHLVSATMSGVTTCLRFPGQLNADLRKLAVNMVPFPRLHFFMPGFAPLTSRGSQQYRALTVPELTQQVFDAKNMMAACDPRHGRYLTVAAVFRGRMSMKEVDEQMLNVQNKNSSYFVEWIPNNVKTAVCDIPPRGLKMAVTFIGNSTAIQELFKRISEQFTAMFRRKAFLHWYTGEGMDEMEFTEAESNMNDLVSEYQQYQDATAEEEGEFEEEADEDA; this comes from the exons ATG TTCTGGGAGGTGATCAGTGATGAACATGGGATTGACCCAACAGGAACCTACCATGGAGACAGTGACCTGCAGCTGGACAGAATCAGCGTCTACTACAACGAAGCTACAG GAGGTAAATATGTACCAAGAGCTATTCTAGTTGATCTGGAGCCCGGCACCATGGACTCCGTGCGTTCAGGACCATTTGGACAGATCTTCAGACCAGACAACTTTGTATTTG GACAGAGCGGCGCTGGTAACAACTGGGCCAAGGGCCACTACACAGAGGGGGCGGAGCTTGTTGACTCTGTCCTGGATGTGGTCCGTAAGGAGTCTGAAAGCTGTGACTGCCTGCAGGGCTTCCAGCTGACTCACTCCCTTGGTGGTGGTACCGGGTCTGGAATGGGTACCCTGCTGATCAGCAAAATCCGTGAAGAGTACCCAGACCGCATCATGAACACCTTCAGCGTGGTGCCTTCCCCAAAAGTCTCTGACACCGTAGTGGAGCCTTACAACGCCACACTGTCTGTCCATCAGTTGGTGGAGAACACAGACGAAACCTACTGCATAGACAATGAAGCCTTATACGATATCTGCTTCCGCACCCTCAAACTCACCACTCCCACATACGGCGACCTCAACCATCTGGTCTCTGCCACCATGAGTGGTGTCACCACCTGCCTGCGCTTTCCCGGCCAGCTGAATGCTGACCTGCGCAAATTAGCCGTCAACATGGTGCCCTTCCCCCGTCTGCACTTCTTCATGCCCGGCTTCGCTCCTCTGACCAGCCGAGGCAGCCAGCAGTACCGCGCCCTCACCGTGCCTGAGCTCACGCAGCAAGTTTTCGACGCCAAGAACATGATGGCGGCCTGTGATCCAAGACACGGACGCTACCTGACCGTCGCCGCCGTGTTCCGTGGCCGCATGTCCATGAAGGAAGTCGACGAGCAGATGCTGAACGTCCAGAACAAGAACAGCAGCTACTTCGTGGAATGGATCCCCAACAACGTCAAAACCGCCGTCTGCGACATTCCACCTAGGGGCCTAAAAATGGCCGTCACCTTCATCGGCAACAGCACGGCCATCCAAGAGCTGTTCAAGCGCATCTCCGAGCAGTTCACAGCCATGTTTAGGCGTAAGGCTTTCCTCCACTGGTACACGGGAGAGGGGATGGACGAGATGGAGTTCACCGAGGCTGAGAGCAACATGAATGATCTGGTGTCTGAGTACCAGCAGTACCAAGACGCCACCGCCGAGGAAGAAGGCGAATTTGAGGAAGAGGCCGATGAGGATGCTTAA
- the tubb5 gene encoding tubulin beta-5 chain isoform X4: MDSVRSGPFGQIFRPDNFVFGQSGAGNNWAKGHYTEGAELVDSVLDVVRKESESCDCLQGFQLTHSLGGGTGSGMGTLLISKIREEYPDRIMNTFSVVPSPKVSDTVVEPYNATLSVHQLVENTDETYCIDNEALYDICFRTLKLTTPTYGDLNHLVSATMSGVTTCLRFPGQLNADLRKLAVNMVPFPRLHFFMPGFAPLTSRGSQQYRALTVPELTQQVFDAKNMMAACDPRHGRYLTVAAVFRGRMSMKEVDEQMLNVQNKNSSYFVEWIPNNVKTAVCDIPPRGLKMAVTFIGNSTAIQELFKRISEQFTAMFRRKAFLHWYTGEGMDEMEFTEAESNMNDLVSEYQQYQDATAEEEGEFEEEADEDA; this comes from the exons ATGGACTCCGTGCGTTCAGGACCATTTGGACAGATCTTCAGACCAGACAACTTTGTATTTG GACAGAGCGGCGCTGGTAACAACTGGGCCAAGGGCCACTACACAGAGGGGGCGGAGCTTGTTGACTCTGTCCTGGATGTGGTCCGTAAGGAGTCTGAAAGCTGTGACTGCCTGCAGGGCTTCCAGCTGACTCACTCCCTTGGTGGTGGTACCGGGTCTGGAATGGGTACCCTGCTGATCAGCAAAATCCGTGAAGAGTACCCAGACCGCATCATGAACACCTTCAGCGTGGTGCCTTCCCCAAAAGTCTCTGACACCGTAGTGGAGCCTTACAACGCCACACTGTCTGTCCATCAGTTGGTGGAGAACACAGACGAAACCTACTGCATAGACAATGAAGCCTTATACGATATCTGCTTCCGCACCCTCAAACTCACCACTCCCACATACGGCGACCTCAACCATCTGGTCTCTGCCACCATGAGTGGTGTCACCACCTGCCTGCGCTTTCCCGGCCAGCTGAATGCTGACCTGCGCAAATTAGCCGTCAACATGGTGCCCTTCCCCCGTCTGCACTTCTTCATGCCCGGCTTCGCTCCTCTGACCAGCCGAGGCAGCCAGCAGTACCGCGCCCTCACCGTGCCTGAGCTCACGCAGCAAGTTTTCGACGCCAAGAACATGATGGCGGCCTGTGATCCAAGACACGGACGCTACCTGACCGTCGCCGCCGTGTTCCGTGGCCGCATGTCCATGAAGGAAGTCGACGAGCAGATGCTGAACGTCCAGAACAAGAACAGCAGCTACTTCGTGGAATGGATCCCCAACAACGTCAAAACCGCCGTCTGCGACATTCCACCTAGGGGCCTAAAAATGGCCGTCACCTTCATCGGCAACAGCACGGCCATCCAAGAGCTGTTCAAGCGCATCTCCGAGCAGTTCACAGCCATGTTTAGGCGTAAGGCTTTCCTCCACTGGTACACGGGAGAGGGGATGGACGAGATGGAGTTCACCGAGGCTGAGAGCAACATGAATGATCTGGTGTCTGAGTACCAGCAGTACCAAGACGCCACCGCCGAGGAAGAAGGCGAATTTGAGGAAGAGGCCGATGAGGATGCTTAA
- the tubb5 gene encoding tubulin beta-5 chain isoform X1: MREIVHIQAGQCGNQIGAKFWEVISDEHGIDPTGTYHGDSDLQLDRISVYYNEATGGKYVPRAILVDLEPGTMDSVRSGPFGQIFRPDNFVFGQSGAGNNWAKGHYTEGAELVDSVLDVVRKESESCDCLQGFQLTHSLGGGTGSGMGTLLISKIREEYPDRIMNTFSVVPSPKVSDTVVEPYNATLSVHQLVENTDETYCIDNEALYDICFRTLKLTTPTYGDLNHLVSATMSGVTTCLRFPGQLNADLRKLAVNMVPFPRLHFFMPGFAPLTSRGSQQYRALTVPELTQQVFDAKNMMAACDPRHGRYLTVAAVFRGRMSMKEVDEQMLNVQNKNSSYFVEWIPNNVKTAVCDIPPRGLKMAVTFIGNSTAIQELFKRISEQFTAMFRRKAFLHWYTGEGMDEMEFTEAESNMNDLVSEYQQYQDATAEEEGEFEEEADEDA, from the exons ATGAGGGAGATTGTTCATATCCAGGCCGGTCAGTGCGGAAACCAAATCGGTGCCAAG TTCTGGGAGGTGATCAGTGATGAACATGGGATTGACCCAACAGGAACCTACCATGGAGACAGTGACCTGCAGCTGGACAGAATCAGCGTCTACTACAACGAAGCTACAG GAGGTAAATATGTACCAAGAGCTATTCTAGTTGATCTGGAGCCCGGCACCATGGACTCCGTGCGTTCAGGACCATTTGGACAGATCTTCAGACCAGACAACTTTGTATTTG GACAGAGCGGCGCTGGTAACAACTGGGCCAAGGGCCACTACACAGAGGGGGCGGAGCTTGTTGACTCTGTCCTGGATGTGGTCCGTAAGGAGTCTGAAAGCTGTGACTGCCTGCAGGGCTTCCAGCTGACTCACTCCCTTGGTGGTGGTACCGGGTCTGGAATGGGTACCCTGCTGATCAGCAAAATCCGTGAAGAGTACCCAGACCGCATCATGAACACCTTCAGCGTGGTGCCTTCCCCAAAAGTCTCTGACACCGTAGTGGAGCCTTACAACGCCACACTGTCTGTCCATCAGTTGGTGGAGAACACAGACGAAACCTACTGCATAGACAATGAAGCCTTATACGATATCTGCTTCCGCACCCTCAAACTCACCACTCCCACATACGGCGACCTCAACCATCTGGTCTCTGCCACCATGAGTGGTGTCACCACCTGCCTGCGCTTTCCCGGCCAGCTGAATGCTGACCTGCGCAAATTAGCCGTCAACATGGTGCCCTTCCCCCGTCTGCACTTCTTCATGCCCGGCTTCGCTCCTCTGACCAGCCGAGGCAGCCAGCAGTACCGCGCCCTCACCGTGCCTGAGCTCACGCAGCAAGTTTTCGACGCCAAGAACATGATGGCGGCCTGTGATCCAAGACACGGACGCTACCTGACCGTCGCCGCCGTGTTCCGTGGCCGCATGTCCATGAAGGAAGTCGACGAGCAGATGCTGAACGTCCAGAACAAGAACAGCAGCTACTTCGTGGAATGGATCCCCAACAACGTCAAAACCGCCGTCTGCGACATTCCACCTAGGGGCCTAAAAATGGCCGTCACCTTCATCGGCAACAGCACGGCCATCCAAGAGCTGTTCAAGCGCATCTCCGAGCAGTTCACAGCCATGTTTAGGCGTAAGGCTTTCCTCCACTGGTACACGGGAGAGGGGATGGACGAGATGGAGTTCACCGAGGCTGAGAGCAACATGAATGATCTGGTGTCTGAGTACCAGCAGTACCAAGACGCCACCGCCGAGGAAGAAGGCGAATTTGAGGAAGAGGCCGATGAGGATGCTTAA